Within the Aspergillus luchuensis IFO 4308 DNA, chromosome 5, nearly complete sequence genome, the region TCCTTACCGACGTAATGATTCAACCCCAGCGCCTGTCCTGCTCGATGTGCGACGAAAACCATCACGGGGATGGCGGGGAGAAGACCGTGTGCGTACCGTGTGCGTGATGATCAACACGAGCGGGATGAGGGGCAACCCCAGGTTGAGCCCAGgattccatcttccatctgctATTCCCTCCAGGATCTGTCGAGCCTCGTTGGTCCCAAAGACAATACATTGGCATGCTCTTAGCAACCAGCATCAAGTTAATGGTTATCGCGGTTCGTTACATCTCTTTTGCTCTCTCTTCAGTTATGTCCTATATGTACTATTCTTTTAGAATCTGTTCTTTTCATTCTCCATTCACTTATCCCAATTATCCCGAAATTTTACCGGACTAATCAATGATAAGAAGTAAGGGATCGTCGTGGTAGACCTGATGCCCTTATGCAGGCAACAGGAAGCGGATGAGGAATGCGGGGACCCCAGAAATCCGAAACCTTAATTTTTGCCAGCTATTTTACCCCGGATTTCCCTGTCTGCATTGTACAGGAAGAGACTTTCCCGGCAGAAAAATGAGACTTGAATCAAGCATCATAGGTGGCTCGCTTGCAGCGGCACTGCCAGTGACAGACAAGTACTGGTTTCAGCAACCACATTTACTACGGCTGAATCTAGTCCTTCTCGTACCCTtactctcatcctccactttTGGCTATGATGGTGAGAACTATAAATTCTAGTAATGGCCACTTGTGCGACTCTAGGTGCTAAAGACATGTTACTTCAGGGTCGTTGATGAACAGACTACAATCTTTGGAACAATGGCAAGACTACTTCAACAATCCCACGGGAAGCCTCTTGGGGACAATAGTCGCGGCGCAGTCTATCGGAAGTGTCGTCGCGCTTCCATTCCTGGGCAATCTCTGCGACTGGTATGGTCGCAAGGTGATCCTATTTGCCggactcatcatcatatgcATTGCCGCAGCTATCCAGTGTGCGTCGGTGAACTTGGCTATGTTCATAGTAGCCCGCATTTTGATTGGAATCGGAGGGATGTTTAGCTCCCAACCAAGCCCAATGCTGATTGCGGAGTTGGCTTACCCTACACATCGTGGTAAATATACTTCGGCGTATTGGACGATGTACTACTTGGGTGCCATTCTATCATCATGGTGCACGTTTGGAACACAAGCTCTATCCAGCAGCTGGTCATGGCGCGTCCCTTCTATCCTGCAAGCAGGGTATCCTGTCGTGCAGCTCGCCTTTCTGTACTGGGTTCCAGAATCACCTCGCTGGCTGGTAGCGCAGAACAAGATCGATGAAGCCACGAAGATTCTAAAAAGATACCATGCGGGCCAAGAGGATCCGGAAGAAGAGCCCTCGCCTCTGGTTGCAATGGAGATAGCAGAGATCACCAACGCCATCGAACTGGAGAAGAGTTTCGAAGGCACCGGATGGTCCGCCTTAACTGCAACACCAGGTAgtcccttctctcctcctctagACCTGACTATCAATAC harbors:
- a CDS encoding uncharacterized protein (COG:E;~EggNog:ENOG410PJ7Z;~InterPro:IPR005829,IPR005828,IPR003663,IPR036259, IPR020846;~PFAM:PF00083,PF07690;~TransMembrane:12 (i65-84o108-128i140-163o169-191i203-223o229-250i324-349o361-382i389-407o419-439i460-481o487-508i);~go_component: GO:0016020 - membrane [Evidence IEA];~go_component: GO:0016021 - integral component of membrane [Evidence IEA];~go_function: GO:0022857 - transmembrane transporter activity [Evidence IEA];~go_process: GO:0055085 - transmembrane transport [Evidence IEA]) gives rise to the protein MRNAGTPEIRNLNFCQLFYPGFPCLHCTGRDFPGRKMRLESSIIGGSLAAALPVTDKYWFQQPHLLRLNLVLLVPLLSSSTFGYDGSLMNRLQSLEQWQDYFNNPTGSLLGTIVAAQSIGSVVALPFLGNLCDWYGRKVILFAGLIIICIAAAIQCASVNLAMFIVARILIGIGGMFSSQPSPMLIAELAYPTHRGKYTSAYWTMYYLGAILSSWCTFGTQALSSSWSWRVPSILQAGYPVVQLAFLYWVPESPRWLVAQNKIDEATKILKRYHAGQEDPEEEPSPLVAMEIAEITNAIELEKSFEGTGWSALTATPGNRKRTIIAICVGTFAQWNGIAVVSYFLTLVLDSVGITSSYTQTIINGFLQLFNFAAAFMAAFLVDRLGRRTLFLWSGIGMFISFIVWTTCSALNSETGSKPAGYVVIVCVFVVYFHYDIAWTPLLLGYPTEIFPYSLRSKGLAVEMMSVYGSLIIASFCNPLGMENLGWKYYIVFCVFLMGILATVYFYFPETKGHTLEEIAVIFDGERSGLRHGDDDCIADGKKLSSTHVEVV